One Campylobacter concisus DNA window includes the following coding sequences:
- the fliG gene encoding flagellar motor switch protein FliG, whose protein sequence is MSIKLTDKQKMIYDDLSMPEKIAILLIQLGEEATALIFSHMDVDVITEISGYIATAKNIDKQVAGAILEEFYALMQSNQYMRSGGLEYAKEILYRTFGPEAAQKILDKLAKSMENSKSFGYLDKIKPQQLADFIVKEHPQTIALILAHMDSTSAAETLSFFSDELRSEVVIRMANLGEISPSVIKRVSTVLEGKLESLTSYKVEVGGPRAVAEVLNRLGQKASKSTIERIEQSDDKLATTIKELMFTFEDIINLNATAIREILKNVDKKDLMVAFKGSSDGIKDKFLSNMSQRAAEAFKEEMQYLGAVRVKDVEEAQRRIVEVVQGLADQGVFQVGEADEMIE, encoded by the coding sequence ATGTCTATAAAACTAACCGATAAGCAAAAGATGATATATGACGATCTTTCGATGCCAGAAAAGATCGCTATTTTACTAATACAGCTTGGCGAAGAGGCGACGGCTCTTATATTTTCTCACATGGATGTTGATGTCATCACCGAAATTTCAGGCTATATAGCGACTGCAAAAAATATAGACAAACAAGTAGCAGGCGCCATTTTGGAAGAATTTTATGCTCTAATGCAGTCAAATCAATATATGAGAAGCGGCGGCTTGGAGTATGCAAAAGAAATTTTATACCGCACATTTGGTCCAGAGGCTGCTCAGAAAATTTTAGACAAGCTTGCTAAAAGCATGGAAAACTCAAAGAGCTTTGGCTATCTTGATAAGATAAAGCCACAGCAACTCGCAGACTTCATCGTAAAAGAGCACCCTCAAACTATCGCGCTAATCCTAGCCCACATGGACTCAACAAGTGCCGCAGAGACGCTAAGCTTCTTCTCAGATGAGCTAAGAAGCGAGGTAGTAATCAGGATGGCAAACCTAGGCGAGATCAGCCCATCAGTGATCAAGCGTGTCTCAACCGTGCTTGAGGGCAAACTAGAAAGCCTCACATCTTACAAGGTTGAGGTTGGTGGCCCAAGAGCTGTGGCAGAAGTGCTAAACAGACTTGGTCAAAAAGCTAGCAAAAGCACGATCGAGCGTATCGAGCAAAGTGACGATAAGCTTGCTACAACGATCAAAGAGCTTATGTTTACATTTGAAGATATTATCAACCTTAACGCAACTGCGATTAGAGAAATTCTCAAAAATGTCGATAAAAAAGACCTTATGGTTGCATTTAAGGGTTCAAGCGATGGCATTAAAGATAAATTTTTATCAAATATGTCTCAGCGTGCAGCCGAAGCCTTTAAAGAGGAGATGCAATACCTTGGCGCTGTTCGTGTAAAAGATGTTGAAGAGGCGCAAAGACGCATCGTTGAGGTCGTCCAAGGTCTAGCTGATCAAGGCGTCTTCCAAGTTGGCGAAGCAGATGAGATGATAGAATGA
- the lysA gene encoding diaminopimelate decarboxylase has protein sequence MDFKELASKYKTPLYVYDFNYIKERYEALKNAFYARKSLVCYAVKANSNLSVLKFLADLGAGFDCVSIGEVKRALLAGAKRYQIIFSGVGKSDEELKEALENEILLINVESFAELLRLEDIAKGLNLKARISIRVNPGVDAKTHPYISTGLNENKFGVDAQTAKKMYIHAKASEFLEPTGIHFHIGSQLTSLSPIIDAAKIVSELLRELRALEIDIKFFDVGGGLGIIYNDEKEINLYDYAQGILGALKGQDVTIVCEPGRFIVGNAGYFVASVLYEKFNGKKRFVITDGAMNDLIRPSLYGAHHKIFVDGKDENLGTCDVVGPVCESGDFLAKDINLPECESGDVIVVKGAGAYGFSMSSNYNTRNRAAEVCVLDGKDRLIRRRESFEDVVAPEIEFLESADARAK, from the coding sequence ATGGATTTTAAAGAGCTTGCAAGCAAATACAAAACCCCACTTTACGTTTATGATTTTAACTACATTAAAGAGCGCTATGAGGCGCTAAAAAACGCATTTTACGCTAGAAAATCTCTGGTTTGCTACGCTGTAAAAGCAAACTCAAATTTAAGTGTTTTAAAATTTCTGGCTGATCTTGGAGCTGGATTTGACTGCGTGAGCATCGGCGAGGTCAAAAGAGCGCTTCTTGCAGGCGCTAAGAGATATCAGATCATCTTTAGCGGCGTTGGCAAGAGCGATGAAGAGCTAAAAGAGGCTTTAGAAAATGAAATTTTGCTGATAAATGTTGAGAGTTTTGCCGAACTTTTAAGGCTTGAAGATATCGCAAAAGGGTTAAACTTAAAAGCAAGGATCAGCATCAGGGTAAATCCTGGCGTCGATGCAAAAACTCACCCATATATCTCGACAGGGCTAAATGAAAACAAATTTGGCGTCGATGCGCAGACAGCTAAAAAGATGTATATCCACGCTAAAGCATCAGAGTTTCTTGAGCCAACTGGCATACACTTTCACATCGGCTCGCAGCTAACTTCACTAAGCCCGATAATAGACGCTGCAAAGATCGTAAGCGAGCTTTTAAGAGAGCTAAGAGCGCTTGAGATTGATATCAAATTCTTTGACGTTGGTGGCGGACTTGGCATCATCTATAACGACGAAAAAGAGATAAATTTATACGACTACGCACAAGGAATTTTAGGCGCACTAAAGGGTCAAGATGTGACCATCGTTTGCGAGCCAGGACGCTTCATCGTGGGCAATGCTGGCTACTTTGTAGCAAGCGTTTTATATGAAAAATTTAATGGCAAAAAGAGATTTGTCATCACTGATGGCGCGATGAATGATCTTATAAGACCAAGCCTTTATGGCGCGCATCACAAAATTTTTGTCGATGGCAAGGATGAAAATTTAGGCACTTGCGATGTGGTCGGTCCTGTTTGTGAAAGCGGCGACTTTTTAGCAAAAGATATCAATCTGCCAGAGTGTGAAAGTGGCGATGTCATCGTTGTTAAAGGGGCTGGAGCTTATGGATTTAGCATGAGCTCAAACTACAACACAAGAAACAGAGCCGCTGAAGTTTGCGTACTTGATGGCAAAGATAGGCTGATAAGAAGACGTGAGAGCTTCGAGGACGTCGTGGCACCTGAGATTGAGTTTTTGGAGAGCGCTGATGCAAGAGCTAAATGA
- the hisC gene encoding histidinol-phosphate transaminase yields MKFNDFLDDLVNYEAGKPIELVVREFGIDAKDVIKLASNENPFGTSKRVEEALKEVAKNAHLYPDDSYFELKEGLAKKFGVTSKNLIIGSGSDQIIEFALHAKANKQSGVLMAGVTFAMYEIYAKQTGAKIYRTKSVEHNLSEFLEIYNAHKDEISVIFLCLPNNPLGECIDADEVYKFIKNIDENTLVVLDCAYNEFAKFKDSKKEIKPSEVVKFKNAIYLGTFSKAYALGGMRVGYGVANEEIIGALSKLRAPFNITTPSLRAAIVALGDDEFVQKTMQNNFEQMKRYEDFAKQNGIEFIPSYTNFITFKFNEPKSSQICEKMLKKGIILRDLKSYALNAVRITIGQAWQNDRVFEELKQILK; encoded by the coding sequence ATGAAATTTAATGACTTTTTAGATGATCTAGTAAATTACGAGGCTGGAAAGCCGATTGAGCTTGTAGTTAGAGAGTTTGGCATCGATGCAAAAGATGTGATAAAACTAGCGAGCAATGAAAACCCTTTTGGCACAAGCAAACGCGTAGAAGAGGCGCTAAAAGAGGTCGCTAAAAACGCACATCTTTATCCAGATGATAGCTACTTTGAGCTAAAAGAGGGGCTGGCTAAGAAATTTGGTGTAACTAGCAAAAATTTAATCATCGGCTCTGGAAGCGACCAGATCATAGAGTTTGCACTGCACGCAAAGGCGAACAAACAAAGTGGCGTTTTGATGGCTGGCGTGACATTTGCGATGTATGAAATTTATGCAAAACAAACAGGGGCTAAAATTTACCGCACAAAGAGCGTGGAGCATAATTTAAGCGAGTTTTTAGAAATTTATAACGCACACAAAGATGAAATTTCTGTCATCTTTCTTTGCTTGCCAAACAACCCTTTGGGAGAGTGCATCGATGCCGATGAGGTCTATAAATTTATAAAAAACATTGATGAAAACACGCTTGTGGTGCTTGATTGTGCTTACAACGAATTTGCTAAATTTAAAGATAGCAAAAAAGAGATAAAGCCAAGCGAGGTGGTGAAATTTAAAAATGCCATCTATCTTGGCACTTTCTCAAAGGCCTACGCACTTGGCGGCATGCGCGTGGGATACGGCGTGGCAAATGAAGAGATCATAGGCGCTCTTTCAAAGCTAAGAGCTCCATTTAACATCACAACTCCAAGCCTAAGAGCAGCGATAGTAGCGCTTGGGGATGATGAATTTGTGCAAAAAACTATGCAAAACAACTTCGAGCAGATGAAGAGATATGAGGATTTTGCAAAGCAAAATGGCATCGAGTTTATCCCAAGCTATACAAATTTCATCACTTTTAAATTTAACGAGCCAAAATCAAGCCAGATATGCGAAAAGATGCTAAAAAAAGGTATAATTTTACGAGATTTAAAAAGCTACGCCTTAAATGCGGTGAGAATAACCATCGGCCAAGCGTGGCAAAACGATAGAGTTTTTGAAGAATTAAAGCAAATTTTAAAGTAG
- the dxs gene encoding 1-deoxy-D-xylulose-5-phosphate synthase, with protein sequence MNKDVKSLNVDELNALCHDIRDKILSTVSKNGGHLSSNIGAVEIIVAMHKIFDVTKDPFIFDVSHQSYAHKLLTGRWDKFDTLRKFNGISGYTKPSESKFDYFVAGHSSTSISLAVGAAKAIKLKNEERLPVAVIGDGSLSGGMAYEALNELGDRKYPCVIILNDNEMSISKPIGALSKYLSQMMAGQFYQKFKGRVERFLSYMPDSAAYMARRMEEGIRLITPGMFFEELGLEYIGPVDGHDLSALLSTFETAKNMKKPVIVHVQTLKGKGYEFAEGYYENWHGVGPFDLKSGEFIKRQSNKSATAIFSEQLLKMAREHSDIVGVTAAMPTGTGMDALIHEFPDRFWDVAIAEQHAVTSMSAMAKEGFKPFVAIYSTFMQRAYDQVIHDASILNLNITFAMDRAGIVGEDGETHQGAFDISFLNAVPNMVLFAPRCEESMKNVMEFAYSYKGVSAFRYPRGAFILRDEFKAKPLEFGKGEILADAKSETAFLGYGNGVGRANLVRNLLAGKLEAILVDLVFVKPLDRELLLGLAKRAKKWYIFSDSAKKGGVGEIVSAFLQENGISNVSVVSFEYDDKFIQHGSTAEVEKSLGISAEQITQKLLENN encoded by the coding sequence ATGAATAAAGACGTTAAAAGCCTAAATGTCGATGAGTTAAACGCGCTTTGCCACGACATCAGAGATAAAATTCTATCCACCGTTAGTAAAAACGGCGGCCATCTTAGCTCAAACATCGGCGCAGTCGAGATCATCGTTGCGATGCATAAAATTTTTGACGTCACAAAAGATCCGTTTATCTTTGACGTGAGCCACCAAAGCTACGCACACAAGCTACTAACTGGGCGCTGGGACAAATTTGATACGCTTAGAAAATTTAACGGCATCAGTGGCTACACAAAGCCAAGCGAGAGCAAATTTGACTATTTTGTAGCAGGACATAGCTCAACATCCATATCGCTTGCAGTTGGCGCTGCAAAGGCGATCAAACTAAAAAATGAAGAGCGCTTGCCAGTAGCTGTCATAGGCGACGGCTCACTAAGTGGAGGCATGGCGTATGAGGCGCTAAATGAGCTTGGGGATAGAAAATATCCTTGCGTCATCATCCTAAACGACAACGAAATGAGCATAAGTAAGCCAATAGGCGCACTTAGTAAGTATCTAAGCCAGATGATGGCTGGGCAGTTTTATCAAAAATTTAAAGGCAGGGTTGAGCGCTTTTTAAGCTATATGCCAGACTCTGCAGCCTATATGGCTAGACGCATGGAGGAGGGCATCAGGCTCATCACTCCTGGCATGTTTTTTGAAGAGCTTGGACTTGAGTACATAGGCCCAGTCGATGGACACGACCTTTCAGCGCTTCTTAGCACATTTGAAACAGCTAAAAACATGAAAAAACCAGTCATCGTACACGTACAGACGCTAAAGGGCAAAGGATATGAATTTGCCGAGGGTTACTATGAAAATTGGCACGGAGTTGGGCCATTTGATCTAAAAAGTGGCGAATTTATAAAAAGACAGTCAAACAAGTCAGCCACGGCGATCTTTAGCGAGCAGCTTTTAAAGATGGCAAGAGAGCATAGCGACATCGTTGGCGTAACGGCTGCGATGCCAACAGGCACTGGCATGGACGCCTTGATACATGAGTTTCCAGACCGCTTTTGGGACGTGGCGATAGCCGAGCAGCACGCAGTTACCTCGATGTCAGCCATGGCAAAAGAGGGCTTTAAGCCATTTGTCGCGATATACTCGACCTTTATGCAAAGAGCATACGATCAGGTCATTCACGATGCTTCTATATTAAATTTAAACATCACTTTTGCGATGGATAGAGCGGGCATCGTGGGTGAGGACGGCGAAACACATCAGGGCGCTTTTGATATCAGCTTCTTAAACGCTGTGCCAAACATGGTTCTTTTTGCTCCAAGGTGCGAAGAGAGCATGAAAAATGTTATGGAATTTGCCTACTCTTACAAGGGTGTTAGTGCGTTTAGATATCCGCGTGGGGCGTTTATCTTAAGAGATGAGTTTAAAGCCAAACCGCTAGAGTTTGGCAAGGGTGAAATTTTGGCTGACGCAAAGAGTGAGACCGCATTTTTAGGCTATGGCAACGGCGTTGGCAGGGCAAATTTGGTTAGAAATTTACTAGCTGGCAAGCTTGAAGCTATCCTTGTTGATCTAGTCTTTGTAAAGCCGCTTGATAGAGAGCTTTTGCTGGGTCTTGCAAAACGCGCCAAAAAGTGGTATATCTTTAGTGATAGCGCTAAAAAAGGCGGTGTTGGCGAGATCGTAAGTGCGTTTTTACAAGAAAATGGCATATCAAATGTAAGCGTTGTTAGCTTTGAATATGACGATAAATTTATCCAGCATGGCTCGACAGCTGAGGTCGAAAAGAGCCTTGGCATAAGCGCTGAGCAAATTACCCAAAAATTACTAGAGAATAATTAA
- the fliH gene encoding flagellar assembly protein FliH, translating into MKSSVITSETSPAHFIENYRFKVLGSNERAQDSAPVLIEENNLSEELNEQNLEQGGENFTPQSQPVHQMQPNMQNHFVPQSQNSQAHQPGFDSSFVEELLKKTDELSSNIIKLQMQIENQESEFAKRLEAETIRAKEDGKNEGIAQINAANEAKIKELEAKFSASAAKLDEQYIKFDEFLKKSEEELGQTAIKIAKEVIEKEVSSASSQIAHHLANSLIKELSDVKNIEIRVNPEDSDYLKEQFGKNERVKVSADDAISKGGVVIISEGGNIDATMQTRLEKLKMLVNNE; encoded by the coding sequence ATGAAAAGTAGCGTAATAACAAGTGAGACCTCGCCGGCTCACTTTATAGAAAATTATAGATTTAAGGTGCTTGGGAGCAATGAAAGAGCCCAAGATAGCGCACCTGTTTTGATAGAAGAGAACAACCTTAGTGAAGAGCTAAATGAGCAAAATTTAGAGCAAGGTGGTGAAAATTTTACGCCGCAAAGCCAGCCAGTTCACCAAATGCAACCAAACATGCAAAATCACTTTGTGCCTCAGTCTCAAAACAGTCAAGCTCACCAGCCTGGATTTGACTCGAGTTTTGTCGAGGAGCTGCTTAAAAAGACAGATGAGCTAAGTAGCAATATCATCAAGCTTCAAATGCAAATAGAAAATCAAGAGAGTGAATTTGCAAAGCGCCTTGAAGCTGAGACCATCCGTGCAAAAGAGGATGGCAAAAACGAAGGCATCGCTCAAATAAACGCTGCAAACGAGGCAAAGATAAAAGAGCTTGAGGCTAAATTTAGCGCTTCAGCTGCAAAGCTAGATGAGCAGTACATTAAATTTGATGAGTTTTTGAAAAAGAGCGAGGAAGAGCTTGGGCAAACTGCGATAAAGATCGCCAAAGAGGTGATAGAAAAAGAGGTTTCAAGCGCATCTAGCCAGATCGCTCATCACCTAGCAAATTCGCTTATAAAAGAGTTAAGCGACGTAAAAAATATAGAAATTCGTGTTAATCCAGAAGATAGCGACTATCTAAAAGAGCAATTTGGTAAAAATGAACGCGTAAAAGTAAGTGCTGATGACGCCATAAGCAAAGGTGGCGTGGTGATAATAAGCGAGGGCGGAAACATCGATGCGACGATGCAAACAAGGCTTGAGAAGCTAAAAATGCTGGTAAATAATGAATAA
- a CDS encoding LptF/LptG family permease, which translates to MKLYARYVGWVYIKSFLIVFLALELFYVGIDLLTNLKDLPPSANLQLLYVGLTALSAISYVLPLSLIFALIILHVNMVRSNELISFYALGISKNKLILPPFLIALFVTIFYVGLNFTPFAYAHDYQKSIAKNTAFSKSTNDSFLKFEGKFIYIKELNSAKQRANDVRIFDINGTDLLSTTFADHAKFKDNEWVLEDVNQTFLPQSLELGENGFSKVKSENLDALRGFKPKSIESAASVENSKFNIPDAINFIKTFKNEGIGLDSARTAFYNLAITPFFAPFLLLIFYYHLPVTGRFFNLALSTFIFVVITLVVWGLLFILTKFAQTSVILPEIGMVLPVILLFAYATYLIKSHR; encoded by the coding sequence ATGAAACTATACGCCAGATACGTTGGCTGGGTCTATATAAAATCTTTTCTTATCGTATTTTTAGCGCTTGAGCTATTTTATGTTGGCATTGATCTGCTTACAAATTTAAAAGATCTGCCGCCATCTGCCAACCTTCAGCTACTCTACGTAGGCCTTACTGCGCTAAGTGCCATTAGCTACGTTTTACCACTTTCACTCATTTTTGCGCTAATAATTTTGCATGTAAATATGGTTAGATCAAACGAGCTAATCAGCTTTTATGCTCTTGGCATCAGTAAAAACAAGCTCATTTTGCCGCCATTTCTCATCGCGCTTTTTGTGACGATTTTTTACGTTGGGCTAAATTTTACGCCATTTGCTTATGCGCATGACTATCAAAAAAGTATCGCTAAAAACACCGCTTTTTCAAAAAGTACAAACGACTCATTTTTGAAATTTGAAGGCAAATTTATCTATATAAAAGAGCTAAATTCAGCCAAGCAAAGAGCAAATGACGTGAGAATTTTTGACATTAATGGCACTGACTTGCTCTCAACAACTTTTGCCGACCACGCTAAATTTAAAGACAATGAGTGGGTTTTAGAAGATGTAAATCAGACCTTTTTGCCTCAAAGCTTAGAGCTTGGCGAAAATGGCTTTAGCAAGGTAAAAAGCGAAAATTTAGATGCGTTAAGAGGCTTTAAGCCAAAGAGCATCGAGAGTGCTGCAAGCGTTGAAAACTCGAAATTTAACATACCTGATGCGATAAATTTTATAAAGACATTTAAAAACGAAGGTATAGGGCTTGATAGCGCAAGGACTGCATTTTATAACCTTGCCATCACGCCATTTTTTGCGCCATTTTTATTGCTTATTTTCTACTATCATTTGCCAGTAACTGGCAGGTTTTTTAACCTCGCACTCTCAACGTTTATCTTTGTCGTCATAACACTCGTAGTTTGGGGACTTCTCTTTATCTTAACCAAATTTGCTCAAACCTCTGTCATCTTGCCAGAGATCGGCATGGTTCTCCCTGTTATTTTGCTTTTTGCATACGCCACTTATCTCATAAAATCGCATCGTTAA
- the pheA gene encoding prephenate dehydratase, which produces MQELNELRKEIDSIDDLILNKLNERMKLVEQIGKLKQTTGTPIYRPERERAIINRLTSLSKDKALNKAAIEAIYLEIFAVSRNLEMPQKIVYLGPEGTYTHQAAQSRFGAMSAYLPLATIEAVFTKLAQKEAKYGVVPIENNTEGAVGATLDCLSKFDDIKIVAELYVDIHHSFVSINENLKEIKRIYSHPQGYNQCRKFLEDHLLNEVEFVPAKSTAAAAYMASMDRESAAICSKIAAKIYNVPIVYETIEDNMANRTRFLILSDFKNAKVENSKTSILAKTDHSPGRLADLLSIFKNENINITKLESRPIKQREFKSIFYLDFEGHIDDEKVQNAFELAKESGAEITWLGSYLNGEE; this is translated from the coding sequence ATGCAAGAGCTAAATGAGCTTAGAAAAGAGATCGATAGTATCGATGATCTCATCTTAAATAAACTAAATGAGAGGATGAAGCTTGTTGAGCAGATCGGCAAGCTAAAGCAAACTACTGGGACGCCTATATATCGCCCTGAGCGCGAGCGAGCTATCATAAACCGCTTAACTAGCCTTAGCAAAGATAAAGCCTTAAATAAGGCTGCGATAGAGGCCATCTATCTTGAAATTTTTGCTGTTAGTAGAAATTTAGAGATGCCTCAAAAGATCGTCTATCTAGGGCCTGAGGGCACTTATACGCATCAAGCGGCGCAAAGTAGATTTGGTGCGATGAGTGCCTATCTGCCACTTGCTACGATCGAGGCAGTTTTTACAAAGCTAGCTCAAAAAGAGGCAAAATACGGCGTTGTGCCTATCGAAAACAACACTGAAGGCGCTGTTGGAGCTACGCTTGATTGTTTGAGTAAATTTGATGATATAAAGATAGTGGCAGAGCTCTACGTAGATATCCACCACAGCTTTGTTAGCATAAATGAAAATTTAAAAGAGATAAAGCGAATTTACTCGCATCCGCAAGGCTACAACCAGTGCCGTAAATTTTTAGAAGATCACTTGCTAAATGAGGTCGAATTTGTCCCAGCCAAATCAACCGCAGCAGCTGCATATATGGCATCTATGGATAGAGAATCAGCTGCCATTTGCTCAAAAATCGCAGCTAAAATTTACAACGTGCCAATCGTCTATGAAACGATCGAAGATAATATGGCAAACAGAACGAGATTTCTCATTCTTAGTGATTTTAAAAACGCCAAGGTTGAAAACTCAAAAACTTCGATCCTAGCAAAGACTGATCACAGTCCAGGACGCCTTGCTGATCTGCTTTCTATCTTTAAAAATGAAAATATCAATATCACAAAACTTGAGTCACGCCCTATCAAACAGCGCGAATTTAAGTCAATTTTTTACCTTGACTTTGAAGGGCATATCGACGATGAGAAGGTGCAAAACGCCTTTGAACTCGCAAAAGAGAGCGGCGCTGAGATAACTTGGCTTGGAAGCTATTTAAACGGAGAAGAGTAA
- the pth gene encoding aminoacyl-tRNA hydrolase, with amino-acid sequence MTLIAGLGNPGPKYENTRHNIGFMLIDLLKDSNFKDVSSAKFQGEVFKFNDIILLKPTTFMNLSGQSVKAVKDFYKPDRIIVIHDDLDLIFGAVKFKKGGSSGGHNGIKSIDNLIGNDYERVRVGIGHEGDAKNFVLGEFSDEEKKALDEILAYTKNAVCELLKSDINEISQKFTVKKGLIK; translated from the coding sequence GTGACACTAATAGCGGGGCTGGGAAATCCTGGCCCCAAATACGAAAACACTAGACACAACATAGGCTTTATGCTTATAGACCTCCTAAAAGACTCAAATTTCAAAGATGTTAGCTCAGCCAAATTTCAAGGCGAAGTTTTTAAATTTAACGACATTATCTTGCTAAAACCAACGACCTTTATGAACCTCTCAGGTCAAAGTGTTAAAGCGGTAAAAGACTTTTATAAACCAGATAGGATAATCGTCATCCACGATGATCTTGACCTTATTTTTGGCGCGGTTAAATTTAAAAAAGGCGGCAGTAGCGGCGGACACAACGGCATAAAATCGATCGATAATCTAATAGGCAACGACTACGAAAGGGTGCGCGTCGGTATCGGACATGAGGGTGATGCTAAAAATTTTGTCCTTGGCGAGTTTAGCGACGAGGAGAAAAAGGCTTTAGATGAAATTTTAGCCTATACAAAAAATGCAGTTTGCGAGCTACTAAAGAGCGACATCAACGAAATTTCACAAAAATTTACGGTAAAAAAAGGTCTTATCAAATGA
- the fliF gene encoding flagellar basal-body MS-ring/collar protein FliF, whose translation MDFKALLHQISQIYQKLSLKQKIVAGGSIVLVVAFLVFLTLYKSKSDSFAGYSVLFENISPSDSALIVDQLNKDGVKYKLANEGTILVPTSDVYKERIAVATLGIPKESKIGFEIFDKQEFGATDAEQRVKFQRALEGELARTIESLSSIQKATVRIAIPKESVFTERQALPTASIVVELKPGVSLNAKQIFGIKNLVAASVTNLSTENVKIVNQDGVALGDEDGEFDSDAIAQQIRYKREFENNYEQKIVNVLAPIVGGADKVVAKVNIDFDFDKKDTKSEVYDPNNVVRSESNIEEKRQGSAPNEVGGVPGAVSNIGPVQGLDDSTLKEQYNKSSQQTNYEISKKVTNVKGQFASINRVSAAVVIDGLYQSKKDKDGKPTGELEFAPLTKEQRESITNLIKQSIGYNQNRGDEVSLDNFEFKTGKDVSTGEKMDGFMNNYVMPFLPLLKYIFAALLLYIFYKKVIVPFMQKMLEETKEEEEQAQDDLEDIEVDAEDTLEKFKAARKKVEEQLGLSGEFNEDELKYDVLLEKMKIIVTERSEEISNLLQDMVKNDSDFNMRKEI comes from the coding sequence ATGGATTTTAAGGCATTACTTCATCAAATAAGTCAAATTTACCAAAAGCTTTCGCTAAAGCAAAAGATCGTCGCAGGTGGCTCGATCGTCCTTGTTGTGGCGTTTTTGGTATTTTTAACGCTTTACAAAAGTAAAAGTGATAGCTTTGCAGGATATAGCGTCCTTTTTGAAAACATCAGCCCAAGCGACTCAGCGCTAATAGTCGATCAGCTAAATAAAGATGGCGTGAAATATAAGCTCGCAAATGAGGGCACGATCCTAGTGCCAACTAGCGACGTTTATAAAGAGAGGATCGCGGTTGCAACACTTGGCATACCAAAAGAGAGCAAGATCGGCTTTGAAATTTTTGACAAGCAAGAATTTGGCGCAACAGACGCCGAGCAAAGGGTTAAATTTCAAAGAGCGCTTGAGGGCGAGCTAGCTAGAACGATAGAGAGTCTATCGTCTATCCAAAAAGCGACCGTAAGAATAGCCATACCAAAAGAGAGCGTCTTTACTGAAAGGCAAGCACTGCCGACCGCTTCTATCGTCGTTGAGCTAAAGCCAGGCGTTAGTCTAAATGCGAAGCAAATTTTTGGCATTAAAAACCTAGTCGCCGCCTCTGTTACAAATTTAAGCACAGAAAATGTCAAGATAGTAAATCAAGACGGCGTCGCACTTGGTGATGAGGATGGAGAGTTTGATAGTGATGCCATAGCTCAGCAGATCCGCTATAAGCGCGAGTTTGAAAATAATTACGAGCAAAAGATCGTAAATGTCCTAGCTCCTATCGTGGGCGGGGCAGATAAGGTCGTAGCAAAGGTAAATATCGACTTTGACTTTGATAAAAAAGATACAAAAAGTGAGGTTTATGACCCAAATAACGTTGTAAGAAGCGAGAGCAACATCGAAGAAAAGCGTCAAGGCTCAGCTCCAAATGAAGTGGGCGGCGTACCAGGTGCGGTTAGCAACATAGGACCTGTTCAAGGTCTTGATGATAGCACTTTAAAAGAGCAGTACAACAAAAGCTCGCAGCAGACAAACTACGAAATTTCAAAGAAAGTGACAAATGTCAAAGGGCAGTTTGCTAGCATAAACAGAGTGAGCGCAGCTGTCGTTATAGACGGACTTTATCAAAGCAAAAAGGATAAAGACGGCAAACCAACTGGCGAGCTTGAATTTGCCCCGCTTACTAAAGAGCAAAGAGAATCAATCACAAATTTAATCAAGCAATCAATCGGCTACAATCAAAATAGAGGCGATGAGGTAAGCTTAGATAACTTCGAGTTTAAAACTGGCAAAGATGTCAGCACTGGCGAGAAGATGGATGGCTTTATGAACAACTACGTGATGCCTTTCTTGCCGTTACTAAAATACATCTTTGCAGCACTGCTACTTTACATCTTCTACAAAAAAGTCATCGTGCCATTTATGCAAAAGATGCTTGAAGAGACGAAAGAAGAAGAGGAGCAAGCCCAGGACGATCTTGAAGATATCGAGGTGGATGCTGAAGATACGCTTGAGAAATTTAAAGCCGCTCGCAAGAAAGTCGAGGAACAGCTTGGTCTTAGCGGTGAATTTAACGAGGACGAGCTAAAATACGATGTCCTTCTTGAAAAGATGAAGATAATAGTCACTGAACGAAGCGAGGAAATTTCAAATTTACTCCAAGATATGGTTAAAAACGATAGTGACTTTAACATGCGTAAGGAAATTTGA